GTTCCCGAATGTCTTCCTTGCTCTCCAAGGCAGCTTGCTTGCCACGCTCCGGATTGGCACCGGCGCCCAGTCCTTCGGTCAGGTTGGTCCCTATCTGAAGTTTGTTGGGCACGCTGCTGCTTTTCAACGCCTGTTCATCGGTATTGCACACCACAAACTCCACGTCTTTAATGCCTTGGTTGAACATGTGGTTCACGGCATTACTTCCTCCTCCGCCCACGCCAATCACTTTAATGATTGACTTGGAGTGTGATGGCACCTCAAACTTGTACGATGAAACACTCATATTATCTTATCAATTACTCGTTAATAGTTCTGTTGCTTGTCGTCAAAATCGTCAATCAGCATGCTCTTGGTGCGCTCTACTATCTTGCTGAAGAATCCGGCGCCGCTGTTCTGTTTCTGGGCAGGCTTGGCTTCATTCACGGCTCTTGACGGCTCTGGGTTCTGCATCTCAGTGTAGCGGTTGGCACGCTCATCCAAGGCCTGGTAACCGGCCAGCACCAAACCAACGGTGGTAGCGTACATTGGGCTCTTCACAGAGTCTATCTTGCTTTTGCCTAAATGCTCATTCGGGTAACCAATGCGGGCATCTAAACCGGTCAAATATTCCACCAGCTGTACCAGATTCTGCAATTGGGCGCCACCGCCGGTGATCACCACGCCAGCCGCCAATTGGTTGGCATACCCGCTCCTAACAATTTCTGAATAGACAAGTTCAACAATTTCCTCCATTCTAGCTTCAATAATAAAAGCAAGGTTTTTCAAGGAAATTTCTTTAGGCGTACGGTCACGCAAGCCCGGGATAGAGACAATCTCATTTTCAGAAGCCTCATCGGCAATGGCTTTGCCAAACCGCACTTTTAATTGCTCGGCCTGGTTCTGCATGACCATGCAGCCCTGTTTGATGTCTGAAGTAATAATGTTCCCGCCAAACGGCAACACGGCGGTGTGCCGAATAATGTTGTCTTTGAAAATAGCCAAATCAGTAGTTCCACCGCCAATATCAATCAGGGCTACACCCGCCTCACGCTCTTCTTCGCTGAGCACGCTCATGCACGAGGCCAAAGGCTCCAGAATCAGCTGGTCAATCTCAAGCCCGGCGCGGTGAATGCACTTGTTGATGTTGTTGATGGCGTTTGACTGGGCCGTGATAATGTGGAAGTTGCCTTCCAGGCGCACACCTGACATGCCCACTGGGTCCATGATGCCGTCTTCGTAGTCTACTTTGTAGTCCTGGGGCATGACATGAATGATTTCGCTGCCAGGAGGGGTTACCAAACGGTACATGTCATTGGTGAGGCGGTTCACGTCTTCCACGGTGATCTCGCTGTCCACAGAGGTGCGCGTGATGCTGCCGTTGTGCTGCAAGCTCTTGATGTGCTGACCGGCAATGCCCACGTTCACTACCTTGATGTCAATGCCTGACTGCTCCTCTGCCTGACGGATTGCCTTGCGGATGGCCTCAACGGTTTTGTCAATGTTGCTCACCATGCCGCGCACCACCCCTTCAGACACCGCTTTACCCAATCCAAGGATCTCCAGCTTGCCGTACTCATTCTTTCTACCTACCAGCGCGCAAATCTTGGTTGTCCCAATGTCTAAGCCTACAACAATTTTGTCGTTCTGAGTCATATCAATATCTATTCACAAATAATCTGATCCTTGTATTCCACGTTCAGGCGGCTGTATTTCTCCCAGCCTACCACCGGCAGCACTTCTTTGTAGAAGACAAACAGTTTCCTGAACTTCTCCTGCACCTGCACCGGTTTCCCGAACTCAATTCGCTGGTCGCCCACCTGGGTCAAAAAACTCACGCTGCCCTTGCCGTCAATGTGCATGTGGGCCAGCTGCGCGTTCCAGAACTCGTCTTTTTCAATAAACTTCAACAACTCCAGATAGGGCAAACCCACCGAGTCTTGAAAGAAGGAGCCGGCGGGCTTTTTCAAGACCAATGAGGAGGTCACCGGCAGCACGTGGGCCGTGTACAGAGAAGAGAGGGGCAATTGGTTGCCTTCTTCATCTAGATACGCGTCTTTTTCAGTGCTTAGCAAGCGGGCAATGGGCCTGTTTTGCCGTATTGTGACGTTGATGTTCCCTGCCAAATCCCGGGAGACCTCGGCTTCTTTCACAAATTTATGCGATTTAATCCGCATTTCCAGTCCCTTGAGGTCAATCTCTCCCTTTTTCATTCCGGTGAGTGGTTGCTTCCCATTTCTGGTGAGCAAGGCCATCACTTCTGAATCACTAAGAAAGTAATTGTTATACTCATTATCAATTTTAATATTGACTTTTTCGCATATTTTTTCGGCCTGCCGGGTACCTGAAAACCCAGCCAGAAAAACAAAGCTCGCGGCGCAAAAAACTACGAAAAGCAGGGCTTTTACCTTCCTATTCCAATACATGGTTCTGCTCCTCCATAAATGCTTTTATCTCAGGAACAAGCGTGTCAATGTCTCCTGCCCCCACCGTGGCCAACACGGCAAAATCCAACTCTTTTGCTAACGCAGCTAGCACTTCTTCTTTTTTTAGCAAACGCTTGTTTGCCAAGGGTAACTTGTCAAACAGCAGCTTGGCATTCACGCCTTCAATGGGCAACTCACGGGCTGGGTAAATATCCAGCAGCCAGACCTCATCTGCCAAACTCAAACTGGTGGCAAAGCCTTCTAAAAAATCACGGGTACGGGTAAACAAATGCGGCTGAAAGACAACACGAAGCTTTTTCTTTGGATACAGCGCCCTCACGGAAGTCAAAAAAGCCTCAATCTCACGCGGATGGTGCGCATAATCATCTAAATATACCCTTTTTCCGTCAGTCCACACCTTTTCAAACCGCCTTTTTACGCCCGTATAAACCGCAAGTCCGTTAGCAATTTCCTGGGCACTCACACCCGCCAGTGACACGGCCTGCACCGCGGCCAGGGCATTCTCTACATTATGGAAACCGGGTACCTGCAAAGCGGTCTCTGGGAGTTGGAAGTTCCAGCCTTGGGCAAAAAATTTCATACTTCCATCGGCTATTTTTATCTCGCCTGCCGCTAGCTCCTCACCTTCAAGACCATACCTGATAATCTTCACGGAAGGGTGAACGGCCTCTGCTATGCTCTGGTCAGCAGTATGGTTCAAGATCAGAAAACCATTGGGTTTAATCTGGCTCACAAACTGCCGGAATGACTCTACTAAGGCCTCCTTTTCGCCATAGATGTCCAGGTGGTCTGGGTCTGTGGAGGTGACAATGGCAATGTCTGGGTGCAAGGTCAGGAACGAACGGTCATATTCATCGGCTTCCACCACGGCCAGGGCCCGGTCTTCGTCTTTGGCTGGCAGCAACAAATTAGAACCCAAATCTGTGGAAATGCCACCCAGAAACGCCGACGTGGAGACACCTGCGTGGTGCAACAAATGCGCCACCATGGTAGAGGTAGTGGTTTTACCATGCGTGCCCGCCACCGCAATCAAATACTGGTCAGCGGTGAGCAAGCCCAACACCTGCGAGCGCTTCATGATGGTAAAACCTTGTTGCTCTAAATATTGCCGCTGTGTGTGGGTTTTGGGAACGGCGGGCGTCAATACCACCAGCGTTTTTGCCTTCATTTCCAGAAATGAGCCCGGAATCAGGTTTACGTCATCTTCGAAATGAATCTGGGCACCTTCTTCCTGCAATTTCTGGGTGAGCGGCGTAGGCGTCTTGTCATAACCCGCCACGGCAAAGCCTTTGGCCAGAAACCAGCGGGCGATGGCGCTCATGCCAATGCCGCCAATGCCTAAAAAGTAGATATTCTCAAATTGCCGCAGGTTCATTTTATTAGTTTAAAAAGTTCCTGCACAATGGTTTCGGTGGCGAAAGGCCGCGCCAGCAACGCGATGTTGCGGCTCAACTCTGCTTGTTTTTCTTTATTTTGGGCTAAAGCGAAAGCGCTGCTCCACAATTTGTCTGCTTCTGCGTCTTTCACCAATACGGCCGCTTCTTTATTTACCAAAGCCATGGCGTTTTTGGTTTGATGGTCCTCCGCCACGTTAGGCGAAGGCACCAGAATAGACGGCTTCTGCGCCAGACACAGTTCTGAAATTGACAAAGCCCCCGCACGGGAAATCACCACATCTGCCGCCGCGTAGGCCAAATCCATGCGTTTGATGAAGTCAGAAGCCTTGATTTGGTCTGTAGGAAAATGCTGCACCGTCGCTTCTGCCGTGGAGATAAACGTCTTGCCCGTTTGCCAAATCAAGTTGTAGCCTTTCTGCTGGATTTCTGCCAGGGCAGCCTCTGTGGCTTGGTTCAAGGTGCGGGCGCCCAAACTTCCGCCTATTACCAGAAATGTAGTTCTGGCAGGGTTCAACTCGAAGTAAGCCATGGCTTCTTCGCGTTTCCCCTTTAGTTCAGTAATGTCACGGCGTACGGGATTGCCGGTGTGAATCAGTTTTTCCTTCGGGAAGTACTTCTCCATGCCGTCATAGGCCACACAAATCTTTTCTACCTTGTTAGCCAACAACTTATTGGTGATACCGGCGTGCCCGTTCTGTTCCTGAATCAAGGAAGGAATTCCCATTTTGGTAGCCGCATACAACAACGGACCGCTGGCGTAACCGCCCACGCCTACCACCGCATCGGGTTTAAAGTCTTTGATGATTTTATACGCTTTCCGGACGCTGGAAATGACTTTTAGCGGAAAAGAAAGATTGTCTAAAGTCAGTCTTCGTTGCAAACCACTAATCCAGAGACCAATGATTTTATAGCCTGCTTCGGGCACACGTGTCATTTCCATGCGGCCTTCGGCGCCCACAAACAGAATTTCAGCCGTTGGGTGCAACCGCTTAATCTCATTGGCGATGGCCACCGCCGGATAGATGTGCCCGCCGGTGCCGCCCCCACTAATAATGAATCTGTAGGTTTTCTCAGGCATGGCTCAAGGCTGGTTTGTTCACGGCCCCAATTGCCTGCTGGCGCGCCTCATATTCGCTTCGGCTCACACTCAGGATAATGCCAATGGAAATACCGGTGAAAATAAGCGAGGTTCCGCCCATACTCAATAGCGGCAACGGCAAACCGGTAATCGGACCCAAGCCCACGGCCACGCCCATGTTCACCATTGCCTGAATGACAAGACTAAAACTCAGGCCCGCCGACAGCAATCCCCCGAAGGCGCCCAAACTGTTGGTCACCGCCACCATGCCGCGGTAGAGAAAGGCCAGGTAGAGCATCAACACGGTGGCCCCTCCTATTAACCCGTATTCCTCAATAATGATGGCGTAAATAAAGTCTGAATACGGGTGCGGCAACACATTGCGTTGGTCTGAATTACCCGGCCCTTTGCCCACAATTCCGCCCGTGGCAATGGCGATGTAGGATTGCTCCAGTTGGAAAACAGTTTCCTCAGAATCAAGGAAATTCTCAATCCTGGAGATAGCCGTCTGCATCCGCTGCCCTATGGTCAAAGCAATGGTCCCGAAGATGGCCCCGACTATAATCATGGTGAAAATGGGTTTCATGGGCACCCGTCCGATGAACATCAGCAGAATACAGGTCATGAAAAGCAAAAAGCCCGTGGAGATATTACTCATGGCAATCAAGCCGCAAATCAAGCCACTCCAGAGAAACAACGGAATCAAGGTTTGTTTGTGCGCGATGTTCATCTGGCGCTTGCTCAGTATGCTGGCCAAATAAGAAATCAAGGCCAGCTTGGCCAAATCTGAGGGCTGAAACGTCTGGTTGATGATGGGAATAGTGAGCCAGCGCGACGCCTCGTTAATGTTAGAGCCTTTCAAATAAGTGTAAATCAGCAAGGGTACCGAAAACATTAGCGCCACTTGGCTCATCTTGGCGTAATAGCGGTAGTTGACTTTATGCGCCAGCCACACAAAGGCCAAACCAATGAAAATCAGTGCCGAGTGCTTGAACAGGTAATATTCCGTGTTCCCCGACATCATTTTGTAGGCGAGCGTGCCCGTGGCCGAGTACACCACCGCAATACTGATCAACCCGAAAGTGAGCACAATACCCCACAGAATAGGGTCGCCTTTAAGGTTCTCGCGGAGCCAATCTTTCGCTGCTGTCATCATACCCGAGTGTTTTTTAGCGCGGCCACTGCTTCTGCAAACGCGCGGCCCCGGTGTTCATAATTGTTGAATAAATCAAAACTTGCGCAAGCCGGCGAGAGCAACACCACATCGCCTTTCTCAGCGAAATCAAAAGCTAGCTTTACTGCCTCCTTCACATCCTGCGTTTCTACCGTTTTCGGGCTCATTTCTGAAAATGAAGCCAAAATCTTGCTGTTATCTAGGCCCAGGCAGACAATGGCTTTCACTTTGTCCTGCACCAAAGGCAGCAGCGTGGAATAATCATTGCCTTTGTCTTTGCCGCCCACTACCCACACAATAGGTTCTTTGATGCCGTCCAGCGCGTACCAAACGGCTTCCACATTGGTGGCTTTGGAATCATTGATAAAGCGCACGCCGTCAATCTCGCCTACCGGCTGTAATCTATGCTCCGCGTTCTGGAAAGTGGCAAGTGCGGTTTCTATTTGCTCTGGTGAAATACCGACCAGCAAGGCGCCGCCCACGGCAGCCATGGTATTGTATTGGTTGTGCTGGCCAATCAAATTAGAACCCGTTGTGTCCAGTTTTGTCTTCATTTCACAAACAGAGGCCAAAATCGACTTCTCTTCAAAATTGATGGCTAATGTTTCTGACTCTTTCAGGCCGAAAGGAACCGGTTTGCCCGGCACCTGGTGGGTTGCCAGATATTTTTGAATCTCCGCGTCATCCAGGTTGAAGAGGAAGAAATCTTCGGAAGTCATGTTCTGCGTGATTCTAAACTTGGCCGCAGCATAGCTTTCCATTTGGTAGTTGTAGCGGTCCAGATGGTCTGGCGTGATGTTGAGCAAAATGCTTATGTGCGCCTTGAACGCATACATGTTGTCCAGCTGAAAACTGCTTAGTTCCACCACGTAGTAGTCGTAACCGCCTTCCAATACTTTGCCGGCCAGACTTTCGCCCACATTACCGGCCAGAGCCACTTTCAAACCCGCGCTTTTCAGCAGGTGGTAGGTAAGCAGCGTGGTGGTGGTTTTGCCATTGGTACCCGTGATGCAGATGAACTTTCCTCCAGCATACCGCCCCGCGAACTCAATCTCAGAAATCACCGGAATTCCTTTTTCCAACGCCCCTTGAATCACAGCCACAGAATCTGGAATGCCCGGGCTCTTGATAATTTCCGCAACTGCGTAGATTTGTTCCAGCGTGTGCGTTCCTTCCTCAAAAGGAATCTTGGCTTGCTGCAACTGGATTTTGTATTTCTCAGAAATTTCGCCTCGGTCAGACACGAACACATCATAACCTTTGGCCTGCGCCAGCAAGGCCGCGCCAACGCCGCTTTCCCCCGCTCCTAGTATGGCTATTTGTTTGTTCATTTTTTGTTCAAGCGTTCTGTGCAGTGTAATTTATTCTGAAACTGAATTTCCATTTTTGGCTTCATTTCTGAAAATGAGCCCCAAAACGGAAAATCTTCCTACCTCAATTTCAAAGTCACCAAAGTCAAAATGGCCAGCATGATGCCCACGGTCCAGAAGCGGGTGACAATCTTAGATTCATGGTAACCTAGTTTCTGGTAGTGATGGTGCAGCGGTGACATCTTGAAAATTCGTCGGCCTTCGCCGTATTTGCGTTTGGTGTATTTGAAGTAGCTCACCTGAATCATAACCGATAGGTTTTCCACTAAAAAGATGCCGCAGAGAATTGGGATTAGGAGCTCTTTTCTCAAAATGAGCGCCAAAACGGCAATGATGCCGCCAATGGAAAGGGAACCGGTGTCACCCATGAACACTTGCGCCGGGTACGAGTTGTACCACAAAAAACCCACGCAGGCGCCCACAAAGGCGGTACAGAAAATCACCAACTCGCCGGTGTTGGGAATGTACATGATGTCAAAGTAATCGGCGAAGATGGCGTTACCAGACACCCAGGCAAACACCGCCAAGGTAGTACCAATAATAGCTGAAGTCCCAGCGGCTAGGCCGTCAATGCCGTCGGTGATGTTGGCGCCGTTTGATACGGCCGTGATGATGATAATCACCAACGGGATGTACAGGAAGCGGGCGTAAGAGCCCAAAACGGGACTCGCAAAGCTGAAGAAATGGTGGTAATCCAGTTCGTTGTTTTTGGTGAACGGCACGGTGGTAATCATCTTGCGAACGTCTTCAAAGGAACCACCCACGTCAATGGCCGAGATACCTTTTTCTGTGAGGTATTGGCGTACCACCACGTCTTCGTTGAAAAACAACACCACGCCTACAATCAACCCCAAACCCACCTGCCCAATGATTTTGAACTTGCCGGCCAGACCTTCTTTGTTCTTCTTGAAGACTTTAATATAATCATCCAGAAACCCGATGGCGCCCAGCCACAGCGTAGACACCAGCATTAAAATAATATAGATATTGCTCAGTCGTGCCAGCAGAAGCGTAGGCAGCACAATGGCCAACAGAATGATTAGACCGCCCATGGTTGGCGTGCCTTTCTTCTCCATCTGGCCTTCCAGACCCAAGTCTCTGATGGATTCGCCTACTTGTTTGCGATGCAGCATTCTTATCAAGCGTCCGCCGAAAATCATGGCAATCAAGAGAGATAGCAGCGCCGCCAAGCCAGCCCTGAACGAAATGTATTGGAATACACCCGCGCCCAGCACGTCAAATTCTTGGTCTAAGTATCTAAAAAGGTAATACAGCATCTTATAATGTTTAGGATGTAGGCATTTTCTGCCTTGCCTTCCCTGCTATCCGTCGGTTATTTCTGGAGGAGCGCGAAGGCTTCCTGTAGAATCAATTTATCGTCAAACGGCGACCGCTCGCCTTTCACTTCCTGGTAGGTTTCATGTCCCTTGCCCGCCACCAGAATAATATCATCAGGTTCGGCCAGCATGACGGCGGTTTTAATGGCTTCGCGGCGGTCAATCACCGAAAGCGCTTTTTTCAAATCCACTTGTTTCACGCCTACCTGCATCTGGTTCAAAATCTCCTGCGGGTCTTCATCCCTAGGGTTGTCTGAGGTCAGAATCACGCGGTCGCTTAAACGAGCCGCGATGTCGGCCATGACCGGGCGCTTGGCCGCATCACGGTTGCCGCCGCAGCCTACCACGGTAATCACCTTCTGTTCTGGTTTCCTGATTTGCTGAATGGTTTGCAGCACGTTCTCCAGCGCGTCTGGCGTGTGGGCGTAATCTACAATGGCCGTAATCTGGTCCTCGGGCGACACCACATAGTCAAACCGTCCGGCTGCCGATGATAAATCTGATAAGCTGGCCAAAACTTCGGGAGAATCTTCTCCCAGCAAAATGGCCGCGCCATACACCGCCATTAAATTATAAGCATTGAACGTCCCGATTAACCTGAACCAGACCTCCTGCCCTTCCAGCTCCAGCTGCAAACCCTGAATGGAATTGTCTATCAGCTTGGCTTTGAAATCGGCTTCCTTGCGCAGCGCGTAGGTGTATTTGCTGGCTTTGGTGTTCTGCAACATAACCATGGCGCGCTTGTCATCGGAGTTTACCAACGCAAACGCTTTTCTAGAAAGGAAATCGAAGAATAGTTTCTTGGCCTTAATGTACTCGTCAAAGGTGCCGTGGTAATCCAGGTGGTCATGCGAAATATTGGTAAAAACCGCCCCAGTAAATTCCACCCCGGTCACGCGGTGCTGCACCAGGGCGTGCGAACTCACTTCCATGAAGGCGTGCGTACAACCAGCTTTCACCATTTGGGCCAGCAAGCCCTGCAACGTGATGGCGTCGGGCGTGGTGTGCGTGGCCGGAATAACGGTTTCATTGATTTGGTTTTGTACCGTGGAGAGCAAACCGGCATTGTAGCCCAGCTCGCGGTACAGTTTGTGCAGCAAGGTCACGCAGGTGGTTTTGCCGTTGGTGCCGGTGACGCCCACCAGCTTAAGTTTTCTAGACGGATAGTCATAAAACGCCGCGGCCATGTGGCCCATGGCCGCGGCGGCGTCTGGCACCACCACCACCGTTACTCCGGCTGGGGCGTTTTTGGGCTCTGTTTCGCAAATGACCGCCGAAACGCCCTGCGCCATGGCGGCTTCTATGAAATCATGCCCATCGCGGAGCGTGCCTTTGATGGCGAAAAACGCCACGCCCGGCCCCGCCTGGCGAGAATCCATGGTTAACGCAGAAAGCTCGGGGTTAGAAGGCCCGAGCAATTGCGTTGGCTGGAGGGCCTGCAGCAGGTTTTGTAGTTGTGCCATTTTTTCCAAGGGTAAGGGTAATGATTGCGCCTTTCTGAACAGGTTCGCCGGGCGTAAGACTCTGGCTTTGCACTCTGCCTAGCCCCACAATGCGTACGCGCAGGCCGTGGTTTCCTAAGAGATACAGGGCGTCTTTCAAGGTCATGTCCGTCACGTCGGGCACTTTGCCCATCTTCACGGGAACCGGTTTCAAGGCCACCGAGTGTTTTTGCGTGTCTACCCTAATCCAGTCTTCCTCGGGGTTGATGGGGTGGGCGCTGATGCCCAGTTTGTCACAGAGTAATTTGATTTCCTCCTGGCTTCCGGCGTGGAGCGTGGGCAGTTTAGGCTGAACGCCGGCTGGTTTGCGCGCCATGGGTTTATGGATGGCTAGATCCTGGGCATAAGCCTTATCTGCCAATTCTCTGAACACCGGCGCGGCCACATCACCGCCGTACTGTGCACCTTTCTGCGGATTGTCAATAATCACAATGCAGCTGTACTTGGGCTTGTCAGCCGGGAAATACCCCACAAACGAGGTGGAATATTTACGGGTGTACTGGCCGTTTATTACTTTACGGGCAGTACCGGTTTTGCCGGCCACTTTGTAGTCTTCGCTGCGCACGTTCTTGCCAGTTCCGTTCTCTACCACACCTTCCATCATGGCCCTTAGTTGCGCCAAGGTTTCGTCTGAACAGATTTTTGGGTTCAGAACCTTGGTCTCAAACTGTTCCAGCACGTTGTCTGCGCGCTTGATGCTCTTCACAATCATGGGCTGCACTTTCACGCCGTTGTTGGCCACCGCATTGTAAAAGGCCAAAGTCTGCAGCGGCGAAAGCTTTAATTCATAGCCAATGGCCATGGTGGACAAAGACGGACGGCTCCAGCTGCGGTCTTTCGGCGATTTGATGTACGGAATGGCCTCGCCGTTCATCTGGAAACCAAGCGGCTGGTGCAACCCGAACTTGTGCAGGTAGTCTACATATTTCTGCGGCTGGCTTTCAAAGGTTTTCTGAATCAGCTTGGCCACGCCCACGTTAGACGATTTCTCAAACACTTGCTGCAGCGTGATTTTGCCGTAGCCATGCGTGTCTGTTTTCACTGCGCCGCCAATGCGTTCTGACCCGTAGCCGGTTTCCACGGTGTCGGTGAGTTTCATGTCGGTTTCCTCCAAGAGGGCCATCATAGACGCCAGTTTGAACGTAGAACCGGGCTCCGTGCGGCCTTGGTTACCCACCGCGTAGTTATAGTCTTCCTCGTAATACCCCGGGCCGGCCTTGCCTAGATTGGCGATTGCTTTAATCCGGCCGGTGCTTACCTCCATCAGAATCACACAACCGTGAGCGGCGTCATTGATGGTGAGCACGCGGCGCAGCGCACTTTCGGCTACGTCCTGCAGGTTGATGTCAATGGTGGTTTGAATGTCGAAGCCCGGCATGGGTTTCACCTCGGTTCCGTCATTGATGGGCTTGTTGCCACCGGCCATGCGTTCAAACAGAGCTTCGCCATCTTTGCCGGCCAAATGGCGGTTAAAGCTAAACTCCAGACCGGCGCCTTTGCGGTCTTCGTTGATGAAGCCAATGGTGCGCTTGGCCAAGGACCCGAACGGCAGGAACCGACGGTCAATCTTCTCAAATATCACCCCGCCTTTGTTTTTCCCGGCCCTGAAAATCGGCCATTTGGCCATCAGTTTTTTGTCCTGGTAATTAATCAGGCGACCGTTGATACGCACGTATTTTCGGTTCTTGGCGCGGGCGCCCTTGATTTTTCGCTTGTAATACTCCGGAGATTGGTCCCCGAAAAACCGCGACAGCATCATGCCCAAGGAGTCAATGCCTTTGTTGAAGACTTCGTCTTTGGGAATGGATGGGTCAAAGGCCACGCGGTAAAAGGGCAATGACGTAGCCATGATACGCTCGTCATCTGAGTAGATGTTGCCGCGCGTGGCGTAAATGGGCTGGTAATGGAACCGCTTCTCGTTGGCAATTTCGCGCCAGCGGTCCCCGTCCTTGAACTGAATGTAGGCCACCTTGTACATAATGGCGAACGCGAACAGGCAGATAGCCAAAAAGGCCAACCGTACGCGCGTAACGATGGACCTCTTAATATTCATTTTTACCTACAATTACTTGAATGGGCGGCGAAGAACTTTCTACCAAACCGCTGGGCGCCACGTTGCGAGCAACCTCGCTCTGCTTGCT
This region of Rufibacter sp. LB8 genomic DNA includes:
- the ftsA gene encoding cell division protein FtsA — protein: MTQNDKIVVGLDIGTTKICALVGRKNEYGKLEILGLGKAVSEGVVRGMVSNIDKTVEAIRKAIRQAEEQSGIDIKVVNVGIAGQHIKSLQHNGSITRTSVDSEITVEDVNRLTNDMYRLVTPPGSEIIHVMPQDYKVDYEDGIMDPVGMSGVRLEGNFHIITAQSNAINNINKCIHRAGLEIDQLILEPLASCMSVLSEEEREAGVALIDIGGGTTDLAIFKDNIIRHTAVLPFGGNIITSDIKQGCMVMQNQAEQLKVRFGKAIADEASENEIVSIPGLRDRTPKEISLKNLAFIIEARMEEIVELVYSEIVRSGYANQLAAGVVITGGGAQLQNLVQLVEYLTGLDARIGYPNEHLGKSKIDSVKSPMYATTVGLVLAGYQALDERANRYTEMQNPEPSRAVNEAKPAQKQNSGAGFFSKIVERTKSMLIDDFDDKQQNY
- a CDS encoding cell division protein FtsQ/DivIB; translation: MKKGEIDLKGLEMRIKSHKFVKEAEVSRDLAGNINVTIRQNRPIARLLSTEKDAYLDEEGNQLPLSSLYTAHVLPVTSSLVLKKPAGSFFQDSVGLPYLELLKFIEKDEFWNAQLAHMHIDGKGSVSFLTQVGDQRIEFGKPVQVQEKFRKLFVFYKEVLPVVGWEKYSRLNVEYKDQIICE
- the murC gene encoding UDP-N-acetylmuramate--L-alanine ligase, which produces MNLRQFENIYFLGIGGIGMSAIARWFLAKGFAVAGYDKTPTPLTQKLQEEGAQIHFEDDVNLIPGSFLEMKAKTLVVLTPAVPKTHTQRQYLEQQGFTIMKRSQVLGLLTADQYLIAVAGTHGKTTTSTMVAHLLHHAGVSTSAFLGGISTDLGSNLLLPAKDEDRALAVVEADEYDRSFLTLHPDIAIVTSTDPDHLDIYGEKEALVESFRQFVSQIKPNGFLILNHTADQSIAEAVHPSVKIIRYGLEGEELAAGEIKIADGSMKFFAQGWNFQLPETALQVPGFHNVENALAAVQAVSLAGVSAQEIANGLAVYTGVKRRFEKVWTDGKRVYLDDYAHHPREIEAFLTSVRALYPKKKLRVVFQPHLFTRTRDFLEGFATSLSLADEVWLLDIYPARELPIEGVNAKLLFDKLPLANKRLLKKEEVLAALAKELDFAVLATVGAGDIDTLVPEIKAFMEEQNHVLE
- the murG gene encoding undecaprenyldiphospho-muramoylpentapeptide beta-N-acetylglucosaminyltransferase translates to MPEKTYRFIISGGGTGGHIYPAVAIANEIKRLHPTAEILFVGAEGRMEMTRVPEAGYKIIGLWISGLQRRLTLDNLSFPLKVISSVRKAYKIIKDFKPDAVVGVGGYASGPLLYAATKMGIPSLIQEQNGHAGITNKLLANKVEKICVAYDGMEKYFPKEKLIHTGNPVRRDITELKGKREEAMAYFELNPARTTFLVIGGSLGARTLNQATEAALAEIQQKGYNLIWQTGKTFISTAEATVQHFPTDQIKASDFIKRMDLAYAAADVVISRAGALSISELCLAQKPSILVPSPNVAEDHQTKNAMALVNKEAAVLVKDAEADKLWSSAFALAQNKEKQAELSRNIALLARPFATETIVQELFKLIK
- a CDS encoding FtsW/RodA/SpoVE family cell cycle protein, which produces MTAAKDWLRENLKGDPILWGIVLTFGLISIAVVYSATGTLAYKMMSGNTEYYLFKHSALIFIGLAFVWLAHKVNYRYYAKMSQVALMFSVPLLIYTYLKGSNINEASRWLTIPIINQTFQPSDLAKLALISYLASILSKRQMNIAHKQTLIPLFLWSGLICGLIAMSNISTGFLLFMTCILLMFIGRVPMKPIFTMIIVGAIFGTIALTIGQRMQTAISRIENFLDSEETVFQLEQSYIAIATGGIVGKGPGNSDQRNVLPHPYSDFIYAIIIEEYGLIGGATVLMLYLAFLYRGMVAVTNSLGAFGGLLSAGLSFSLVIQAMVNMGVAVGLGPITGLPLPLLSMGGTSLIFTGISIGIILSVSRSEYEARQQAIGAVNKPALSHA
- the murD gene encoding UDP-N-acetylmuramoyl-L-alanine--D-glutamate ligase, translating into MNKQIAILGAGESGVGAALLAQAKGYDVFVSDRGEISEKYKIQLQQAKIPFEEGTHTLEQIYAVAEIIKSPGIPDSVAVIQGALEKGIPVISEIEFAGRYAGGKFICITGTNGKTTTTLLTYHLLKSAGLKVALAGNVGESLAGKVLEGGYDYYVVELSSFQLDNMYAFKAHISILLNITPDHLDRYNYQMESYAAAKFRITQNMTSEDFFLFNLDDAEIQKYLATHQVPGKPVPFGLKESETLAINFEEKSILASVCEMKTKLDTTGSNLIGQHNQYNTMAAVGGALLVGISPEQIETALATFQNAEHRLQPVGEIDGVRFINDSKATNVEAVWYALDGIKEPIVWVVGGKDKGNDYSTLLPLVQDKVKAIVCLGLDNSKILASFSEMSPKTVETQDVKEAVKLAFDFAEKGDVVLLSPACASFDLFNNYEHRGRAFAEAVAALKNTRV
- the mraY gene encoding phospho-N-acetylmuramoyl-pentapeptide-transferase, producing the protein MLYYLFRYLDQEFDVLGAGVFQYISFRAGLAALLSLLIAMIFGGRLIRMLHRKQVGESIRDLGLEGQMEKKGTPTMGGLIILLAIVLPTLLLARLSNIYIILMLVSTLWLGAIGFLDDYIKVFKKNKEGLAGKFKIIGQVGLGLIVGVVLFFNEDVVVRQYLTEKGISAIDVGGSFEDVRKMITTVPFTKNNELDYHHFFSFASPVLGSYARFLYIPLVIIIITAVSNGANITDGIDGLAAGTSAIIGTTLAVFAWVSGNAIFADYFDIMYIPNTGELVIFCTAFVGACVGFLWYNSYPAQVFMGDTGSLSIGGIIAVLALILRKELLIPILCGIFLVENLSVMIQVSYFKYTKRKYGEGRRIFKMSPLHHHYQKLGYHESKIVTRFWTVGIMLAILTLVTLKLR